The genomic segment AAAATTCCTTCCTTAAAATTTTCGTTATTATAGCCTAAAATAAACTAACGGTAAAAATATTATTAATGATTTTTTATGAGAGTTCATTATAAAATGCGACCTTTTAAGGAAAAAATATGAGTTTAATACTTTTTGTCGAATACGTCGGTATCGCATCAGCTGCACTTAGCGGGTTTTTATTTGCAGTAAAAAAGGAGTGTGATTGGCTTGGAGTCTTTTTGTCTGCATTTTTGACTGCACTTGGTGGCGGTATCATGCGTGATATGCTCGTTGGTAGGGCAGTTTATTCATTTACGCACTATATGCCAGTAAGCGTTGTTATTTTTATGTTGATTGTTTCAAGAGTGGCAAATTTACATATAAAAAGAGAAGGTTTGGAGCGAAAATTTGTATTTATCTTCGCCGATGCGATCGATGTTATCTGTTTTTCCATCGTGGGGGCAATGGTTGCCATTGAGTACAACTACAATATCTTTGGTGTGATGATGATCGCCTTTTTTAACGGCGTTGGTGGAGGTATCTTAAGAGATATTTTGCTAAACGAAATTCCATGGTTTTTACGCACTGGACTTTACGGCACGATAAGCCTTGGTGTGGGGCTTGCTTACTTTGTGCTATATCATCTAGGCCTAACCAATATATTTTTTACTATGCTCTTGCTTGCTGCTGGCATTACAGTTAGGATGTTTGCGTTTTATAGAGGCTGGAAGCTGCCTGATCTATGAAATTTAGCGAGTTTTTTGATATCTGGGTCAATGAAAACTACTATAAATTTGGCGTAGATATCGGTAAAAAGGGCGACTTTTACACAAATGTAAGCGTTGGCTACCTCTTTGGCGCCTGCCTTGCAAACTACTTTATAAAGCTACTTAAAAATGGCGAAATTTCTAGCTCCTGTAAGGTAGTGGAGATTGGCGCAAACTCAGGTGAAATGCTAGCTGATTTTGCGCAAGGCATCTTTACGCTTGAGCCAGAAATTTTGTCAAAT from the Campylobacter concisus genome contains:
- a CDS encoding trimeric intracellular cation channel family protein; protein product: MSLILFVEYVGIASAALSGFLFAVKKECDWLGVFLSAFLTALGGGIMRDMLVGRAVYSFTHYMPVSVVIFMLIVSRVANLHIKREGLERKFVFIFADAIDVICFSIVGAMVAIEYNYNIFGVMMIAFFNGVGGGILRDILLNEIPWFLRTGLYGTISLGVGLAYFVLYHLGLTNIFFTMLLLAAGITVRMFAFYRGWKLPDL